From a single Pseudomonas cremoricolorata genomic region:
- the rplK gene encoding 50S ribosomal protein L11: MAKKIQAYIKLQVKAGQANPSPPVGPALGQHGVNIMEFCKAFNARTQGQEAGLPTPVIITVYSDRSFTFETKSTPASVLLKKAAGLASGSARPNTVKVGTVTRAQLEEIAKTKQADLTSADLDAAVRTIAGSARSMGLNVEGV, encoded by the coding sequence ATGGCTAAGAAGATTCAGGCTTACATCAAGCTGCAAGTTAAGGCCGGCCAGGCCAACCCAAGCCCACCCGTCGGTCCTGCACTGGGCCAACACGGCGTGAACATCATGGAGTTCTGCAAGGCCTTCAACGCCCGTACTCAGGGTCAAGAAGCCGGTCTGCCAACTCCTGTGATCATCACTGTCTACAGCGACCGTAGCTTCACCTTCGAGACCAAGAGCACCCCTGCCTCGGTTCTGCTGAAGAAAGCTGCTGGCCTGGCCAGTGGTTCGGCTCGTCCGAACACCGTCAAGGTTGGTACCGTTACCCGCGCTCAGCTGGAAGAAATCGCCAAGACCAAACAGGCCGATCTGACTTCTGCTGACCTGGACGCAGCTGTACGCACCATCGCTGGCTCTGCCCGCAGCATGGGCTTGAACGTGGAGGGTGTGTAA
- the birA gene encoding bifunctional biotin--[acetyl-CoA-carboxylase] ligase/biotin operon repressor BirA, producing MLKLLSLLRDGRFHSGEDLGTALGISRSAVWKQLQNLESELNLTIYKVRGRGYKLSEPLHLLDAQVILSDASHAPWPVFVHEEIDSTNAEGLRMAAQGQPTPFVVLAERQSAGRGRRGRQWISPFAENLYYSAVLRIEGGMRQLEGLSLVVGLVVMRVLSNLNVKHVGLKWPNDVLVADRKVAGILLELVGDPADVCHVVLGIGVNVNMQSTDQVDQPWTSMRCETGALVDRNHLVAMLSGELERELKRHQTHGFAAFQVEWEQAHLWQGRSVSLIAGASRVDGVVKGVDVHGGLRLDIDGKEKSFSGGELSLRLRDDS from the coding sequence ATGCTGAAGTTGTTGAGCCTTCTTAGGGACGGCCGTTTCCATTCCGGTGAAGATCTGGGTACAGCCCTGGGTATCAGCCGGAGCGCCGTCTGGAAGCAGCTGCAGAATCTGGAAAGCGAGTTGAACCTGACGATCTACAAAGTGCGTGGCCGGGGGTACAAGCTTTCCGAGCCTCTGCATCTACTGGATGCACAGGTGATCTTAAGCGATGCTTCGCATGCCCCCTGGCCTGTGTTTGTCCACGAAGAAATCGACTCCACCAATGCTGAAGGGCTCAGAATGGCCGCACAAGGCCAGCCGACCCCTTTCGTGGTATTGGCAGAGCGCCAGAGCGCTGGTCGCGGTCGCCGTGGGCGGCAGTGGATCAGTCCGTTCGCCGAGAACCTCTACTACAGTGCAGTTTTGCGCATAGAGGGCGGGATGCGCCAGCTGGAGGGGCTCAGCCTGGTCGTCGGGCTGGTGGTGATGCGCGTGTTGAGCAACCTGAACGTCAAGCATGTTGGTCTCAAGTGGCCGAACGATGTATTGGTTGCTGATCGAAAGGTGGCAGGTATTCTCCTGGAGTTGGTGGGTGATCCGGCCGATGTATGCCACGTGGTGCTGGGTATTGGCGTGAATGTCAACATGCAGAGCACCGACCAGGTGGATCAGCCTTGGACGTCCATGCGCTGCGAGACGGGTGCTCTGGTTGATCGCAACCATTTGGTGGCAATGCTGAGCGGTGAGCTTGAACGTGAGCTCAAGAGGCATCAAACGCATGGATTTGCCGCCTTCCAGGTCGAATGGGAGCAGGCCCACCTCTGGCAGGGGCGTAGCGTGTCGCTGATTGCCGGCGCCAGCCGAGTCGATGGGGTCGTGAAAGGTGTGGATGTTCACGGTGGCCTGCGTCTGGACATCGACGGCAAGGAAAAGAGCTTCAGCGGTGGCGAGCTCAGTCTGAGGTTGCGTGATGATTCTTGA
- a CDS encoding pantothenate kinase, with protein sequence MILELDCGNSFIKWRVIFAADACVVAGGIVDSDQALLDAIRSVTALHLSACRMVSVRSEDETASLCAQLERAFGITALVAEPAREMAGVRNGYDDYQRLGMDRWLAALGGYHLAGGACLVIDFGTAAKADFVAADGQHLGGYICPGMPLMRTQLRTHTRRIRYDDASAERALASLEPGRSTVEAVERGCVMMLQGFARSQIEQAQALWGDDYTLFLTGGDAPLVRSAAPQGRIVPDLVFVGLAMACPLN encoded by the coding sequence ATGATTCTTGAGCTCGATTGCGGTAACAGCTTCATAAAATGGCGAGTGATCTTCGCTGCAGATGCCTGCGTCGTGGCGGGGGGCATCGTTGACTCTGATCAAGCCCTGCTCGATGCCATACGGAGTGTGACGGCTCTGCATCTGTCGGCTTGTCGAATGGTCAGCGTCCGCAGTGAGGACGAAACGGCCTCGCTTTGCGCCCAACTCGAAAGGGCGTTCGGTATCACTGCTCTGGTGGCTGAGCCTGCTCGAGAAATGGCCGGCGTGCGCAATGGCTATGATGACTACCAGCGCCTGGGTATGGATCGCTGGCTTGCAGCACTCGGGGGCTATCATCTGGCCGGTGGAGCGTGCCTGGTCATCGACTTCGGTACCGCTGCCAAGGCCGACTTCGTGGCGGCGGACGGCCAGCACCTGGGCGGTTACATTTGTCCGGGTATGCCGTTGATGCGTACCCAGCTGCGCACGCACACTCGGCGTATTCGTTACGACGATGCCTCCGCGGAACGCGCCCTTGCGAGTCTGGAGCCCGGCCGCTCGACCGTTGAAGCTGTGGAGCGGGGGTGTGTGATGATGTTGCAAGGGTTTGCTCGTTCACAAATCGAACAGGCCCAGGCGCTGTGGGGGGATGATTACACCCTGTTCCTCACGGGAGGGGATGCTCCTCTGGTGAGAAGTGCAGCGCCGCAGGGACGGATAGTGCCTGACTTGGTATTTGTGGGCCTGGCGATGGCCTGCCCGTTGAATTGA
- the secE gene encoding preprotein translocase subunit SecE, whose protein sequence is MTPKTEAQETRFDLFKWLAVVALVVVGVVGNQYYSAAPILYRVLALLALAAVAGFIALQTAKGRSFFTLAKEARAEIRKVVWPTRQETMQTTLIVVVVVLVMALLLWGLDSLLGWLVSLIVG, encoded by the coding sequence ATGACCCCCAAAACTGAAGCCCAAGAAACACGTTTCGATCTGTTCAAGTGGCTGGCTGTTGTGGCTTTGGTGGTCGTGGGTGTGGTGGGTAACCAGTATTACTCGGCGGCACCTATCCTGTATCGCGTTCTTGCACTGCTTGCCCTGGCTGCTGTCGCTGGCTTCATCGCCCTGCAGACTGCGAAGGGTAGGTCGTTCTTTACGCTGGCGAAGGAAGCTCGTGCCGAGATTCGTAAAGTCGTGTGGCCGACCCGCCAAGAAACCATGCAGACCACGCTGATTGTCGTGGTCGTCGTTCTGGTGATGGCGTTGCTGTTGTGGGGGCTTGATTCCCTGCTCGGTTGGTTGGTTTCCTTGATTGTTGGCTAA
- the rplJ gene encoding 50S ribosomal protein L10 — protein MAIKLEDKKAIVAEVNEAAKVALSAVVADARGVTVSAMTGLRKEAREAGVYVRVVRNTLLKRAVADTEFSILNDAFTGPTLIAFSNEHPGAAARLFKEFAKGQEKFEIKAAAFDGNFIAANQIDVLATLPTRDEAIAKLMSVIQGATSKLARTLAAVRDQKEAAAA, from the coding sequence GTGGCAATTAAACTCGAAGACAAGAAGGCCATCGTCGCTGAAGTCAACGAGGCTGCCAAAGTCGCTCTGTCTGCTGTTGTGGCTGATGCCCGTGGCGTGACTGTAAGCGCAATGACCGGACTCCGTAAAGAGGCCCGTGAGGCTGGTGTTTATGTGCGTGTCGTACGTAACACCCTGCTCAAGCGCGCTGTTGCCGATACTGAATTCAGTATCCTCAACGACGCCTTCACTGGCCCTACCCTGATTGCGTTCTCCAACGAACACCCGGGCGCTGCTGCTCGTCTGTTCAAAGAGTTCGCCAAGGGTCAGGAAAAGTTCGAGATCAAGGCAGCTGCGTTTGACGGCAATTTCATTGCCGCCAACCAGATCGACGTGCTGGCTACCTTGCCGACCCGTGACGAAGCTATCGCGAAGCTGATGAGCGTGATTCAAGGCGCTACCAGCAAGCTGGCTCGTACTCTGGCGGCCGTTCGCGACCAGAAAGAAGCTGCTGCTGCCTAA
- the rplA gene encoding 50S ribosomal protein L1, with amino-acid sequence MAKLTKRQKAIAEKIEAGKAYNFEEAATLLASLPAAKFVESFDIAVNLGVDPRKSDQVVRSATVLPHGTGKTVRVAVFTQGPAAEAALAAGADRVGMDDLAAEMKGGDLNYDVVIASPDAMRVVGQLGQVLGPRGLMPNPKVGTVTPDVAGAVKNAKAGQVRYRTDKNGIIHTSVGKIGFEAGKLKENVEALIADLKRIKPASSKGIYVKRVTLSTTMGPGLVIDQSSLDV; translated from the coding sequence ATGGCTAAGCTGACCAAGCGCCAAAAGGCTATCGCCGAGAAGATCGAAGCAGGCAAGGCCTACAACTTCGAAGAAGCAGCAACCCTGCTCGCTTCGTTGCCGGCTGCCAAGTTCGTCGAGTCGTTCGATATCGCCGTCAACCTCGGTGTTGACCCGCGTAAATCCGACCAGGTCGTTCGCAGTGCTACCGTACTGCCGCACGGTACTGGCAAGACCGTTCGCGTGGCTGTCTTCACCCAGGGTCCTGCTGCTGAAGCCGCTCTGGCTGCTGGCGCTGACCGTGTAGGTATGGACGATCTGGCTGCCGAAATGAAAGGCGGCGACCTGAACTACGACGTCGTGATCGCATCGCCTGATGCCATGCGCGTTGTCGGTCAACTGGGTCAGGTTCTGGGTCCTCGCGGCCTGATGCCTAACCCGAAAGTGGGTACCGTGACCCCAGACGTAGCCGGCGCCGTCAAGAACGCCAAGGCTGGTCAGGTTCGCTACCGTACCGACAAGAACGGTATCATCCACACCTCCGTTGGCAAGATCGGCTTTGAAGCTGGCAAGCTGAAGGAAAACGTTGAAGCCCTGATCGCTGATCTGAAGCGTATCAAGCCGGCTTCCTCGAAAGGTATCTACGTCAAGCGCGTTACCCTGAGCACCACCATGGGCCCAGGTCTGGTCATCGACCAGAGCTCGCTGGACGTATAA
- the rplL gene encoding 50S ribosomal protein L7/L12, producing MSLTNEQIIEAIGQKTVLEVVELIKAMEETFGVTAAVAAAGPAAAAAVVEEQTEFNVVLLEAGDKKVNVIKAVRELTGLGLKEAKEKVDGAPQVVAEGVSKEAAEDAKKKLEEAGAKVELK from the coding sequence ATGTCCCTGACTAACGAGCAAATCATCGAAGCAATCGGCCAGAAAACCGTTCTGGAAGTTGTTGAGCTGATCAAAGCCATGGAAGAAACCTTCGGCGTTACCGCTGCCGTTGCCGCCGCTGGCCCAGCTGCTGCCGCTGCCGTTGTCGAAGAGCAAACCGAGTTCAACGTCGTCCTGCTGGAAGCTGGTGACAAGAAGGTCAACGTGATCAAGGCAGTTCGTGAACTGACCGGTCTGGGCCTGAAAGAAGCCAAAGAGAAAGTAGACGGCGCTCCTCAGGTTGTCGCTGAAGGCGTTTCGAAAGAAGCTGCTGAAGACGCCAAGAAGAAGCTGGAAGAAGCAGGCGCTAAAGTCGAGCTGAAGTAA
- the nusG gene encoding transcription termination/antitermination protein NusG — protein sequence MAKRWYVVHAYSGYEKHVMRSLIERVKLAGIEDVFGEILVPTEEVVEMRNGQKRKSERKFFPGYVLVQMEMNEETWHLVKDTPRVMGFIGGTADKPAPITDKEAEAILRRVADGSAKPKPKTLFEPGETVRVIDGPFADFNGAVEEVNYEKSRLQVAVLIFGRSTPVELEFSQVEKV from the coding sequence GTGGCTAAGCGTTGGTACGTTGTGCATGCTTACTCGGGTTACGAGAAGCATGTAATGCGCTCCCTGATTGAGCGCGTCAAGCTTGCTGGCATCGAAGACGTGTTCGGCGAAATCCTGGTTCCGACCGAGGAAGTCGTCGAGATGCGCAACGGTCAGAAGCGTAAGAGCGAGCGTAAGTTCTTCCCGGGCTATGTTCTGGTCCAGATGGAGATGAACGAAGAGACTTGGCACCTTGTCAAGGACACGCCGCGCGTCATGGGCTTCATCGGTGGTACTGCAGATAAGCCTGCACCTATCACTGATAAAGAAGCTGAAGCCATTCTGCGTCGCGTCGCTGATGGTTCGGCCAAGCCGAAACCCAAGACGCTGTTTGAGCCAGGTGAAACGGTTCGCGTTATCGACGGTCCGTTCGCTGACTTCAACGGTGCAGTAGAAGAAGTGAATTACGAAAAGAGCCGTCTGCAGGTCGCAGTGCTCATTTTCGGTCGCTCCACCCCGGTGGAGCTCGAGTTCAGCCAGGTCGAGAAGGTCTAG